TCAGAGTCTCACAAGAACGTAATCATTTGCCTCACTGCCTAACCCCTCTCCCTTTTCCCTCCTCGCTCTCTCCCCTAAATAATGAGTTTCCAAAACCCTCTTTAGAAAGCTCAGGTCACAGATGCTCATGTGGCTTGCGTTTTTTCTCTGGCATGTCTTTAAACTTTGGCTCAATAAACCTCTACTGATTTAAGACACTTGCCTCAGTCACTTTTTTTGGTTAACAGGTTTTCTGATTCATAAGAAACTTATAATGACCTCTGGAAAGACAGAGGTTGTAGGAAGAGGTTTACTCTGAATTGTAAATTTTTTAGTATGCTAAGATTTTTAAcagtgttcatttattttttcatttaaaaactaacaaaacatGAGCTAACAAACTTCTGGGAATTTGCACGCTAGAAATTACAATAAATAAAGTTATGTATATGGATGTTTACTGCATTATTTTGTATTAAACTTTGCAAACTAAATATCCATCAGTTGGGGGAACTGATGAATAAATTACAACTCCATAATGGTAGCTACAAAAATGCTTGATTTATAGGCATCAGAAACTGACTGGCTAATGCAAACAGTACAATTAGCTGGAAGAATACTGATGCTGTTTGCTTCAGGACATTTCCCCGTATGCATctgatttttacatatttgtaatTATATGGGTAATTTATGTTAAGCTTTTTAATGCATATTTAGgtacttttttcttcttgttgctAGCATCTTCAAGCCATAGACTGTAATTAACTGTATTGAGTGAATATTGATATTTAACTATTCCCCTACTGTAGGATATTTAGGTTGAATCCAATTTGTATACTTTAACACTACCATAATGTAGCTTTGACCAGGGGTAGCAGTGGAGGAGAGAAATGGTAGGATTCTGATTTATTTGGAAGGAAGAGCCAacaacaggatttgctgatgaaTAGGATGCATGATATGAGAAAGTGGAGTCAAAGTTGCCACCAAGGTTTTTGGCCTTAGCAACTGCAAGGATGGAGTTGTCATCAAGCAGGATGGGAAAGAGTATGGAGGCGTTCTGGGAGGTTCGGAGTCTGGCTTTGGACATCTTAAGCTTAAAATTTCTCTCTGACAGTCACAGCTGCATGAATCCGGGGTGAGAGGTCTATGCTGGAACTGTGAATTTAGGAGCCATCAAGCATAGAGGTGGTATTTAGTCATGAGACTGGGTGAGATCACCAGTGAGTAGAGACACTGCACAGAATAGGTATAAGGACTAAGCCCAGTGGCTCTCTAATGTTAAGAGGTCAGCGAGAAGAAACAAAGGAGACTGAGGAGCAGCCAGAGAGGTTAAAGGAAAAAGTGTCTCCTCAAATTCCAATTAGAAATTATCATCTTCATCAGTATTTTACTAAAAAATGTTCTATTTCACTCTGACAATGAAAAAAGGTAGTGACCACCAAAATTATGGATCTACGATTGTCCATTTTTCATtgaagcaatttattttttttttttgagatggagtttcactattattgcccaggctggagtgcaatggtgagatctcggctcactgcaacctctgcttcccacgttcaagcgattctcctgcctcagcctcccaagtagctgagattacaggcacccaccaccatccctggctaactttttgtatttttagtagagacagggtttaccatgttggctaggctggtcttgaactcctgacctcaactgatccacccgtttcggcctccccaagtgctgggattacagggaagcaatttatttctataaaattttagaaGTCACCTTGatattaaagaatataaaattagagcagaaattgtGAGGTTATAAATTGGTTTTTAAGaactttcttatataaaataaaaatatagttgatAGATGATAAACAATAGATGTCTTAGTTTCCTAGGGTTActctaacaaattaccacaggctgggtgaatgaaaacaacagaaatttatttcctcacagttctggaggccagaagtctgaaatcaagcaGGCTTGGTCCTTTCTGGAGCCCGTGAAGAACCCATTCCATGCCTCTCTTGCAGCTTCTGGTGGTGGCTAGCAGTCCTTGCGTAACTCATTGCCTCTGTCCTCATGCTGCTATGTCTGTGTTTCATATCTCCTCCTCTCTTATTGTAAcgacactagtcactgggtttgGAGCCCACCCAAAATCCAGGGTAATTATATCCTGAGATCCCCTAATCACATCTGtaaagactatttccaaatatGGTCACCTTCCCAGGTGTATCAAGTTAGGACTTAGACTTACCTTCTAGGGGACATGATTCAACCTACTACAAATGGTAAGAAGTTCTGCAGGATCCACACTAAGAAGCTGCTAATTCCTAAGGAATACAGATAGAGGTCACTGCTAAGTAGTTTTGCACTAAGAAGAGacaaaaaaccttaaaattaaACCATATATAAGAATAAGGGTAAGCACTTTTCAAATTAAATTGGAGACCATACCAATTTTAATCATTcatctttaataataaaataggttCCTATGCAGTACATACCTCAAACATAAACTTAAGGTTCTgtttaacaaccaaaaaaaaataggATGGAAATGTGTCACTAAATAACAAAGTAAATGTCTTTAAACATGAAGACCTTAAATTCATATCCAAGCAAAAAGACGAAGAATAAGTTAACCCAActtgtttacaaaaataattatttatcaagTAAGCTTTTATAGTAGAGCTGCCTCAATGAACTGCCTCAGACGTAATCTCAATGGTGTAGCTTGAAATAGATTTCCTTTATTAGCAGGGATAAGAAGTATCTGAATGAATGTGTCATTAAATTAAGGAATACTTtcccaaaaacaataaaaagtttaaaaataaaaactgtcatttatttataaaatatcaaataaggcctctgactgaaaaaagaaatctatataATGTTTGGGCCATTAGCCCTTTTCTATTCAATCAGTCTCATCCACCCCACTCACCCCAAACTTAAGATAAAAAAATTCTCAAGTGTAGTTTTGAATTTTACCAATATAtgaaattatacataaaattaccatataaagtaatatttaacaaattataTACTCAAAGTATAATTTTCCATTTGTCTTAGTTTTAATACATATTCAACATAAATGAGTACAATATATTTAACCATGTTTGACACTCTTCTTTTATCCCTTTTTAATACAATCACCACAACATAAGAAAATTTAGGTTTCAACTGATGTTAAAGCACATTTCTGTATctggtggtttttaaaaaatttacatattatatatttgacattttaaaagacaacagaaacaaatccacagaTTACTCCACCTCTACCCCCACTTTCAGCTGAAAGGTTTTAAGAAAAATCTTGCAGGTTATGAGGACCAGATGGAGCTTAAAAACAGAtccggaattttttttttttgaaattttatttactttttttttttttgtatctcaagaatacttaaaggaaaaaaaaaagggttctaTGAGCCAGAGGAATTCCCAATTCACTTCGAAATTACCATACCTATCTTGCCATACCAAACATTTCAATTCTGTTAACTAAATGAACTACATAATATCCTTAAAAATCagccagagaagagaaaaacaaatctcaTCTTCATTATTGACTTTGAACCAAAACTTATTCTTTCAAAGGAGTAGTTTAACCTACTAAATATGTCTATTATAAGATCTTCTTTCTTAGAAAGTAGTAttccttctttttcattcctgaaaTGGTATTTCTTACACTTAAACAAGTTATGGACAATTGTTAGCTAAGTATCAGTTATGATAAATTGCTCAAATTAAATTATCTGTTTAAGGTACATATAACACATTCCTATAGcctttaaaactgtattttctttcacaaaaatttaaataaatgtgaaagtaGGCAATCACTAGAAGTCTCATGGTACATAAACTTTGCATCAACTTTGACGCCAAGTAAGGATGAAATTTAGCGTACAAATCCTCCGTTCACAAAACAGTggcaaaaatttctatttttaaattggtataattttatgcattctcaaacatttattgggAATATTCAAGTTTACCTAATTAATCACCCAGAAAGCCAGCAGTACTGCCAAAAGCTCTTGGTATATTCAGTAGTCACTGTgaaaacttttcatttctttaccaTTTGGCAATGGCTCAGTTTCTATTTTCCAATTATGTTTTGGAATAAAGTCTATGACCATTTACTATGCATTTTTTGTTGCTATCTCATAGCCCGTGCActgtacatatttacagagaaaaaaattaaggattGAATTttctgtccattcattcattcacttatctgACCATTTGGAGCCATGTAAGAAGCTCACAGACTCAGAAACTCTTCAGCTCTTCCTCAGACTCAAATCACTGTTGGTCACTAATGCTGACAAAGAAGTACTTTCCGACGCATCATCTTTCCTTAGGTTCAAAAATGATTCTCGAGTTATTTGAAGGATCTCTCTCAAGCCTTTGTTTTCTTGCTAAAAGGCAAGCAAAAACAAAGATGCAGTCACCATCTACAAGGTAGCTACAACATCACAAACATATGTTAGGAAAAACTAAACGTATGAAGGTATAACAAATAAGCAAGTTCTGTAATTGGCATTAATCTACTCAATGATATATGCAGTTGGCAACTTGAATCTAAAGAACACTTATGCAGCTAGGAATCGTGTTCAACATCTTCCACCACTGCAAAGCCTTCTTACTTAAGCAGCTATAATTGTAAATAGAAGCTCAGAAATTGCCTTATTTTACAATCACattagagatgaagaaaataacatctagatttatttttatataaactcaTAAAGCCAGTGAATAGGCTAGAATCTCCtagtaatttttagtatttttattactttccaTGATAGCATGGAATGTAGGACAAGTTTAGCTCATTGGCATTTGAGAGCAGCAGGGTAGGGGTAGCTGATGATATTTTTCAAGAAGGAAAGTAAGTGACCAAATCTGGCACTGGTAAATAACTTTGCTTTCTGGCCTCCTTTTGGTTAGTTACTGTAAAAAAATTTGTAGACATTTAACAATAACCTTTCATAATTTGTTCTCTATCACTTTATCTTCAGTCTCACTTTCTAAATTTTAGTAGTCTAAAGCAGGTTCCCCGCCATGATTTCAAAATGAAGCTCTTAAGGCATAAAAGTCTATTGTACTGATTTCAGTTATTCAGAGACTGGTACTTTCACTGTCATaaaataaaggacagatgacaaaggTTTTTAGAATCCCCAGAAAAATAAGAGTGCCCCTAAATATTTGTGGATTAAAAACAATTTCCCTGTATCACTATGATCTCTAatagaataaacaaaattttaaaaatgactcaaTTGAAGAAGTACATTCACTTCATAAGATAAGCAATATAGAATGAAACATCAATTTTCTACATTACTGGTATATTGTAAGTTACTAATAATCCTAGATTCTTGCATCACCACATAAATGGTCTTGCATAATATGCCCACATAGACAGCATCCAGGAGAACATTACCAGTACCCAagaagagtaaatatatatttaaaaatgggatATATTTTCTGGCATAAATCTTTATATGGACAGTTTTCATCTACATTTGCAATGTAAAACTTACTTCAAGTTGAAATATTCGTTCTTGTTCCTTGCAACCCTGTTGCTCGTCAATTTCAATGGCTTTCCTCATTACTGCTGCCATTTCAGTTATCTGGTCAACATGTGCTTGCAGTTCCTGAAAAAGAGGGATGGGAGTTGGAAATCagcaaaatacttttttatttttggatcctctcctttttataaaatctgcagtACCACTTAACATGAATATTCTTACATTGTCACTtaatatgaataaaacaaatattaacaatGAAGTTGGTTGACCACAGATGTGCTTTTGAAATCAAATTTGTTAGGACTAGAATTAAGAATAAGCAGCACAATATAACTAAACCTAGCAGCAAGAAAAATACTCATATTTTACATTCCTCTCACCACAATGATcagcaactttttctttttttttgcacttaCATACACTATTGTTCAAAGTAACGGGAATGATAAAAATGACAGACGCATTCAATCTCTTTTCCTCCCTGAAGTCTTCAATGATTTAGAAATCTTTTCTGTATTGTTCAGGCCTATAAAGTTATCTCAATCCAATCTGTAACCTTTTCTAGGTCATAATCCTCTCTGAGAGCAGGAACTGCATCTTTACATCCACCTACTATCTAGTGTATGGTATATGATAAGTATTGAATAAAATGAGCACAATTCTGCTTTtcagtattaaaatattaaatggccTTCTTTGCTAACTATTGAAAATATAGTATCAGTATAATACAGACATCCACATTTGTTAGGCGCAGCAAGTAGCATAAATTCTTCCAATCTCATTTTCTTATCTTGCACACCTATGATGTGCCAGTACTATGCTAAACAACAGGAATACAAAGACTGTCAAGACATGTCCCCTGATCTGaagaagcttacagtctagtgaaagagacagacaaaaaaaggtttaaaatcaaCAGAAACTCGAGAATAATCATTTTCTCAATGAACAGCTTCTATAGACCATTATTCACAGCAACTGAGAGATATTTTATCATATTAAGCctaagacttaaatataaaagtgAATAACTCCCCAAATAAACAGTCTCTTCAGtagttgtgtatatatatatctgtaaaaAGGATTTAACAGTACTCCAAGAAACCCACGGAACTAATAAGCTGGAAGAAATGACAAGGTAATATCTTTGGCAAAGCACATTTAATAACCTCTTAACCAACAAAAATGTAGGTCCTTTTCATGGGGAAACCTATACACTGCTAGTACTCAGCAAGAAGGTACTCTAAAAGGCTAATCTGTGCTGTCCAAAACAATGTTAAACTTAATTaaaatcaatacatttttaaaaattaacaattcaGTCCCTCAAACGCATTAGTGACACTGcaagtgctcaacagccacatgtggctactggctTCCACACTGGACAGCACAGATAAAAAACATTCCAATCATTTcagaaagttctactggataGTTTTGAATTAGATTATGGTAGGAAGAATGATATTAAGACAAGTATCTGTCATATTCTGCAAGTTAACCATTAAAATTCCTCCCATTGTCAAGGAAGCATAATATGTAAAAGCAGGTTAAGTACAGATCATTGCAGCTGCAAACTGAGTAAGGGTAATGAGTAAAAACTTTGAATACCAACAGCATCCTTAATTTATGATTTGGTCAGTCCTATGGCACTGACCTAAGTTAAAAAACTACATAGAAagcaagtatttctttttttttagacagagtctcgctcttgttggccaggctggagtgcaatggcacgacctcggctcactgcaacctcccactcccaggttcaaacaattctcttgcttcagcctcccgagcagctgggattacaggcacccgctatcacgcctggctaactttttgtatttttagtagagatggggtttcaccatgttggccaggctggtctccaattcctgacgtcaggtgatccacccacctcagcctcccaattacaggcatgagccaccatgcctagctgaagCAAGTATTTCTTTGCCtttaaaatagaaggaaaaaaactaCTGATTTTTTCAGTACCAAGTCTAACAAAGCTCATCATGAGAAAAAACCCAATACTTCAAATAGGGCAGCACTTTTATAAAAGGCCAGGGTAATGGTTcacttatttaattataaaatcttCAGAGAAGTATCACAGATTTTTTAACAAGCACAAGAGGCAAGATCTGTGCTTTCAAAACTGTCTGGAAGACAAGAAGTGTCACCAACATAACCCTTGAACTGTCTTGAAATGTCTTTCATTTCTAACTCCCTGTCTAGGTTTATTCCTCCTTTATTCAATAAAGACCTGCCACaagtgagttaaaaaaaaattaagacacaatGGAGAGAGCACTACTATACTTAATCCTAACATCTAAACAAaggcattttaatttcatttgcaaAATCAAAGGACTACAAACTATCCACAATctgaattaaaacatttaatactTTGACCTTATGAAATCAGTTTAAAATTAATGCCAAGAAAATATCTTTGATGTCCAGAAAGGAAATGACTGTTTCACAGCAACAACTAACAAGAGCAAATAAATAAAGCGTTGGACTGAATAACCTataaaacctgcaaatatctaacAGGCTGTACATGATACAATACACAGAAAATTAATGAGAGATTTAAAGCTTCTACACTGAACAGCATGGCTATTAAAGACACAACATTCTTtcaataaatttcatttatttgctgaTCTAATCTGGGAGGGAAATTCAATgtaaaagaacttttaaaatggaCCCCCCTTCCATCCACACCCCAAAAGTTGACTGTTTATTTAGTGTACATTCTGATTTGCTTCCAAGTGCCTTCTCTCCAGTCCATGTTGAGGTGCTTCAAGGATGTGTCGAGATGCATCAAGGAAGAATCCTTCGGACTTGTTACGATGTACCATGTCAATCTGTAGTATAGAGTCATTATAATGTTAATACGGATATCATCcgtaatttaaaaactgaatgagTGTTAGTTCATGCGTGTTAGCCAACTGTttgaaatgtttgcttttttaagaTTTCCAAAAAGGCATCTGttcaaaaataacatgaaaattagTATTTGGGTAAAAATGAGCTCTCAAACTTTCTACTGATTTTTTAAGCATGTGCTCAAAAACTTCTAGTTAAGGGCAAAGTTCTGTATTATAACAGTCTCAAAAGGATCTCTTACTCCAATCCAAAATGCTGTTATGTGTAACTCTGTTTCTTAGCTCTAAATGTGTTGTAAAATTACTTTTGTGTTTAGGCATATCAGAGCACTAGTACCTAAACACACCCTACAATACCATACTTTTTGGGCTTTTATTATACAAGTTTCTCTGCCCACCCACCCACTTCTGCTTGTTTACCTACCTGCCCATAATTAATTCAAGGCTGGACTGAGACagactttcttcccttccttgatACCTTTCCAGATTTTCCTTATGACAGTTAATATTGCTCCCTCTAGCGTTCCAGTAACAATTCATCTACTTTGGGATTCATCACGCCCTACCTTATAGTAGATTGTTATGTTTGTGTCTGTATCTCCCACTATACTGCAAGCTTGTACATTCATCTTATTATTTCCCATAACTAACCCAGTGCCAGTATTAATGTTTGTTTAATTAAGTCGAAGTGTCTCCTTTTTgggaaaaatcaaaatcacaaacaTTAATATGTATTAGTGAGAATTAATAACAAATAACTGAATAGTCATTTTATGGGAGGCAAGGATCATCTGAACTTAGATGAAGAATTCAATCTACATAATAAAAAAGGATGGCTTACAGCTATCTTAGGAAATGTTTAACCTTACTAATTAATAAACCAGCTCTGGTGAATAGTAAAATCTAATATATTTTAGGAAACATTTGCTTCTGTCATAGTTGCTACCAGATGGGACCTGCAAGCTATAGTTAtcctattctaagcacttttttTGTAATGGTATTCTTCCCTTTAgatctttaacattttatttttaggttataAAACATACAAACCTTTTAGAAATTCTCAAGATTACATTTATCTTACAAATAATATTAAGTCAACTCCTTTTAGTGCCTTTAAAAAGTCTTAGTTACTatagttattattatacctttaaatttaaatgattttagaATGGTCTCATTAACAATAGTTAAATTTTGTATTCAAAAGATCACCACTTAAACATCCCTGGATTGCCATTTGATTAGGAGATGAATAGCATaattagaaaacattaaaaacaaatttttaatttaatttattattttactggtTGACACAAGAGGTACCTATCATTAGGTTTTCTAATATAATAAAGGCATATAAAGAGCTATTTGATAGGTATTTAATTCTAATAGAATTAATTACTAATAAGTTAAAAACACCTACAAGCACCAAAATGGAAGAAGTATTTTAAAGAATCTAAAATGTGTTTCAATAAtagagaaatatgaaaatatgtcctTTCCTATTTCTGTTGTAACAAATGGGGAAAAGAAGGCTCATAATCACTGTTTCTTAAATAATACTGGTAATAATAATAGTCAGCTCACCATTATCTAATACAGGTAACAGTCTAGTTTCCACAATctagtttaatatttttatttcatatcgGCAACTAAAActcagtttaaaataaatataagtgaGAAAGGATTATTCTACTTGTCTTCATAGCAGTTGCCATAAAATATGCCATAAAATATGGGGACATACCAAAGGGAATAGACACAGGGATGACAAAGGGATGAACAGCAGGTAAAACACTAATTTCTAACTACTTCAGCTTTGTTTCTAAAAAATGATGTCAATTGGTATACAATACTGGGGCAAGGGAGCAAAATTTTACTATGTTGGTTCTTCTCCTGAACCCCATGTTTTTTCCATTATAATAAACAAGATCATTTATAGTCTGGATGAATTAGCCTTATTCAGAAAACAGTCTTAAGAAAAATCTACATTAAACtgctttcagattttaaaaaaggtttccattattttttgtttttgcaagagAAGTCAATACAcaaatttattagaaaaaatatttcttaaaaaaatttctgttttttaagagacagggtatcactcggTTGTCTAgatgggagtgcaatggcatgattgtagctcactgtaacctcaaactcctgagctgaagtggtctatccacctcagcctcctgagaagctaggactgcaggcatgtgctaccacacccggctaatttttttactttttgaagagatggagtcatgctacgttgcccaggctggtcttgaacttctggcctcaagtgatcctcctgccttggcctcccaaagtgctgggattataggcgtaagccaccatgcccagcgctttaagaaatatttcttaaaagtatatagccctacaaaaataatgttgaatagaCCAGACTTACCtttatatccaaaataaaatttatttttcaacgTACAAATTAAAGTTTCTAAGAAACAGTGAGAGTTTATAAATCAAACAGAAAATGATATATaacaagaaatggaaaaataagaaaaaggagaaaatgtcaATTAAAAAGATGAAACATTCAACATCATGTTAAAATGCCATTACTAGATacctgtgatttttttcaaaaaaaatctgaacacagAATAATCAATCGTCTCTCTTTTCCATTTCAGGTCACATTTATAGAATGGATTACCTTGGAGTGCTGCTCTTTTAACTTCATTATTATACCCGGATCATCTTTTTTGCTAGCCATTAGCAATCTAAACATTTGTTCTCGGTACTTGCTCATTATAAGTTCCAAGGCCGACTGATGTTCTTCCAGAGATGTACGTAATTCTATCAagaataatattgtattttattccaACTTGAgttaaaagtacacaaaatattctCTTCCACTAAGCAACTTATGAacaggacattttaaaaagaaaacacaatgcaCAAAAATCTAGCCATATAACAATAAGAGACACCAAATGAAGTCCCGTATtagttttttgaatattttaagcttgTTTCTTGAGAATCATTTCAACAAAGATGTACTAAACAGCAATTAATATCGGCCAAGGCTCCCTCTATATTAAGGGCCACAGACCTCAAGAGTCTAGTAGAGAAAACAAGCATGTGGTAGGTGGCAGAGTGGAGTGTTAAGTCAAATAGATTTAAGAGATGTCTATGGGAAGAAACTGGTGGAAGCTTTGTAGAAGTACAGTGTGAGTTCCCTCAGTTGAAAAGTGAAGGAATGGACCTTCTAAGCAGGTAGGCATGAAAACAGATGACGTGTTTAGGAAGTGACTGGTGTTGGCAAGAGCAAAGAGTTCACAGTGAAGAAAGCTGtgggaaaaagatttaaaaaaaaggctGGGAAATGATTTTTAGGGACCCTGTAAAAGGTAATAAGTATATAATGAAAGTTCTTAGGCAAAAGAATTACATGATCAGACTGATTTTTGAAATATCAATCTGATGGTTATGTTGAAGACAGATTGGAAGGGGGAAGAGAGACTGGAATCAGGGAGATCAGTTTGGACATTTCAGGCAAGAGACTGAGCATCTAATCTGGGGGCCAATGCAGTGGGACTGCAGAGAATGAAGCTGGGTTATTTCATAGCTAACAACAGCAGTGCTAACTGGATATTAAGGGTGAGAATCTAAGAGGATGTCAACCAGGCATATGTGGGACAGGAT
The Pan troglodytes isolate AG18354 chromosome 10, NHGRI_mPanTro3-v2.0_pri, whole genome shotgun sequence genome window above contains:
- the FGFR1OP2 gene encoding FGFR1 oncogene partner 2 isoform X1 — translated: MSCTIEKALADAKALVERLRDHDDAAESLIEQTTALNKRVEAMKQYQEEIQELNEVARHRPRSTLVMGIQQENRQIRELQQENKELRTSLEEHQSALELIMSKYREQMFRLLMASKKDDPGIIMKLKEQHSKIDMVHRNKSEGFFLDASRHILEAPQHGLERRHLEANQNELQAHVDQITEMAAVMRKAIEIDEQQGCKEQERIFQLEQENKGLREILQITRESFLNLRKDDASESTSLSALVTNSDLSLRKS
- the FGFR1OP2 gene encoding FGFR1 oncogene partner 2 isoform X2, whose amino-acid sequence is MSCTIEKALADAKALVERLRDHDDAAESLIEQTTALNKRVEAMKQYQEEIQELNEVARHRPRSTLVMGIQQENRQIRELQQENKELRTSLEEHQSALELIMSKYREQMFRLLMASKKDDPGIIMKLKEQHSKELQAHVDQITEMAAVMRKAIEIDEQQGCKEQERIFQLEQENKGLREILQITRESFLNLRKDDASESTSLSALVTNSDLSLRKS